The genomic segment TGCGAAACATTTACACTATTTTGTATAAAATAGAGTAtagtttttgtatatttggctagcgaatgtaattattttggtcACCCGGTCAATTGTGtaactttccttttttgttaCATAGTGCAAAATCGTCCAATTTCGAATAgtttaagggcaaaattgactctttttcctttgttttagaGTAACCTTTAGTAGGAAGGGTATTTCTGAGCTTTTTGGCTAGTTGGAGGGCACTTTTGAGCTAATTGACTAATGACAAAGGCATTTTTGTGTCAGGAACGTAACGAAGGGTAAAATTGACCTATTTTAAATAGTTCAGAGGTATTTTTGaccaacagcaacaacaacatacccaacgTAATTCCACAGGTGGGGCCTAGGGATGGTGAcgtgtacgcagacctaacccctATGTTGTGAatgtagagaggttgtttctgatagaccctcaaCTCAAGTAAAGCATTTTAACGTTTAGAggtattttgacccttttcccaaaatagaATGCGATCACATGGAATGTTAGAAAAGGAAAGACTACATATATAAGTTGGAACAGATGAAGCAGCTACCTACTAGTAGTAAAGCTAGTAAATTCTCTAATCCTTCTTAATAACAATGGATGAAATAAACCATGAATTGGTAGAACTGAATGGACTAAAACTTCATGTAGCTGAAATTGGAGGTGAATCCTCTTCATCTCCTGTTGTTGTATTCTTACATGGGTTTCCAGAAATATGGTATTCTTGGAGGTACCAAATGTTGGCCATGGCCAAATCTGGTTGTTTTAGAGCCATTGCTTTCGATTACAGAGGTTATGGGCTGTCTGAACAGCCAGCAACCTGAAAAGACAACATTTACAGATCTTGTTAATGACCTCCTTGGACTCCTTGATATTCTTAGCATTCCAAAGGTaccattttttttaaggaataaTTACGCTCCATAGCAGTCCACCAAAAtaataacatattatatttgtatataaatacataaaatataaaacGAAAAATTTACACTATTTTGTATAAAATAgcgtatatttttgtatatttggctatcgaatgtaattatttttggccAACCTACCAAATGAGTAACTTTCCATTTTTGTTACATAGCGCAAAATTGTCCCATTTCGAATAGTTCAAGggcaaaattaacttttttcccTCTTGTTTTAGAGTAACCGTTAGTAGGAACAGTATTTTTGAGCTACTTGAGTAgttggagggtatttttgagtTAATTGACTAACGACAAGGACATTTTGGTGTCAAAAACATAATGAAGGGTTAAATTGACCTATTTCAAATAGTTCAGAGGTATTCTTGATCCTTTTCCCAAAATAGAATGCTATTACATGAATGTTGGAAAAGGAAAGACTACCTATATAAGTTGGAACATATGAAGTAGCTATCTAGTAGTAGTAAAACTAATAATATCTAAAATCCGTCTTattaaaaatggaagaaataaagcgTAAATTCATACAAGTGAATGGACtgaaacttggaaaaaaaaaaaaaaaaaaaaaaaaaaaaagaatggacTGAAACTTCATGTAGCTGAAATAGGAAGTGAATCTTCTACATCTCCAGTTGTTGTATTCTTACGTGGGTTCCCAGAAATATGGTATTCTTGGAGATACCAAATGTTGGCTATTGCCAAATCTGGTTGTGTTAGAGCCATTGCTTTTGATTACAGAGGTTATGGGTTGTCTGAAAAGCCAGTGGAACCTGAAAAGACAACATTTTTAGATCTTGTTAATGACCTCCTTGGACTCCTTGATGCTCTCAACATCCCAAAGGTATCATATTTTTTTAGGAATAATTACAGTGTATAGCCGCCCACCAAAATAATTGTCgataaatgtaaaatttttgtataaaaacgaatatacagaaaatatacaaaatagtgtatatttttgtatatttggctagcgaatgtaattattttttgctGCCTGGCCAGATGTGTAACTTTCCCATTTTTTATATAGAGCAAAATCGTCGTATTTCGAATAGTTCAAGGGCAAGACTGACCCTTTTCTCCTTGTTTTGGAGTAAACATTAGTAGGAAGAGTATTTTTGAGCTAGACTGACCCATTTCTCCTTGTTTTAGAGTAAACATTAGTAGGAAGAGTATATTTGAGCTACTTGGGTAGTTGGAGGGCATTTTTTGGTTAATTGACTAACGACAAGGGCATTTTTGTGTAAAATGTAACAAAGCGTAAAATTGAcctatttcaagaaatttttaaaaatatgcagcccaacataaaatattatgccacatagcccaatatacaatattttACAACATTACACCTGAGAAAAGCATtatatcaaccttgtataaaattgTATAATAGTATATAAAGGGTGTTTATACACAATATGGGCTAAACtgggtaacaaactcaaaatataggctacgtggcgtaaatattttctcctaatAGACATAGAGCGCATCTTCCCTATTTCAAATAGTTTAGAGATATATTCCATCCTTTTGCCAAAATAGAATGTTATCACATGGAATGTTAGAAAAGGAAAGACTACCTATATAAGTTGGAACATATGAAGCAGCTACCTACTTCTAGTAAAGCTAATAATATCTACAATCCTTCTTATTAAAAATGGAAGAGATGAAGCATAAATTCATAGAAGTGAATGGACTAAAACTTCATATAGCTGAAATTGGGAGtgaatcttcttcttctccagTTGTTGTATTATTACATGGGTTCCCAGAATATGGTATATTGTTGGAGGTACCAAATGTTGGCTATTGCCAAATCTGGTTGTTTTAGAGCCATTGCTTTTGATTACAGAGGTTATGGGTTGTCTGAAAAGCCAGATGAAACTGAAAAGACAACATTTTTAGATCTTGTTAATGACCTCCTTGGACTCCTTGATGTTCTCAGCATTCTAAAGGTACCATCCTTTTCTTAGGAATAAGCATGCTGTATATCCGCCCACCAAAATaatagatgataaatatatattttttgtataaaaacTAATATACAGAAAATATGCAAAATAGTGTATATTTGGCTAGCGGATGTGATTATTTTGAACCGCCCGGCCAAATGTGtaacttttcttttgtttatataaggaaaaaaaaatcatcccaTTTTGAACAGTTCAATTGCAAAATTGaccctatttttctttttttagagCAACCGTTAGTAGGACGAATATTTTTGAGCTACTTGGGTAGTTGGAGGGCATTTTTGAGTAAATTGATTAACGACAAGGGTATTTTTGAGCCAAAACAATTACGCAGGATAAAGTTGTCCTATTGCAAAATAGTTGGAAAAGGAGAGACTACCTATGTAAGTTAGAATATTAAAGTAGCTACCTACTTGTAGTAAAACCAATAAAATCTCATGTAGCTACCTACTTCTTATTTCAGtgaaaaaatggatgaaataaaGCATAAATTCATAGAAGTGAATGGGCTAAAACTTCATGTAGCTGAAATTGGAAGTGAATCTTCTACATCTCTAGTTGTAGTATTCTTACATGGGTTCCCTGAAATATGGTATTCTTGGAGGTATCAAATGTTGGCCATTGCCACATCTGGTTGTTTTAGAGCCATTGCTTTCGATTACAGAGGTTATGGGTTGTCCGGAAAGCCGGGAGTACCTGAAAAAACAACATTTGTAGGTCTTGTTAATGACCTCCTTGGACTCCTTGATGCTCTCAGCATTCCAAAGGTAccatttcttttatatatttgagCCCGGTGCCCGTTTTAGTTACTCCCTCCGGTCCATTTTACTTCCCGtccttactaaaaatagatgGTGTAAAATAGTTGTcttttttcaaaaccaagagATAATTAATTACTATTAGATTTCATTTGCTTTTATTTTAGCAGAGGGTCTactggaaacagcctctctacctcccaaggtaggggtaaggtccgCGTATACTCTAGCCTCCCCGGACCCCACTCGTGTGATTACacagttgttgttgttgttgtagtttccATCTTTACGCTTACTCAATAAATCGGGGAGAGATTATTGTGGTGAAAAAGAGACTAGTATTAAACAGAGATCAAAGAaaggataatttagtcaaattgccGTTTTTGCAAATTCGAGATGGGTGCGGCAGCAAAAATGAATAGTCCGCACAAGTTAGCGGGGTGTACAAAGAAAAACATGACCAGTAAAATGGATTGGAGTGAGTATTGCAATTAAATATTTGTACATTGAATGCAGTTCTTAGTAAAAATATGGGGTCTAAGCAAAAACTACTGAATTCGTCAAATTCTTACCTGGTATTGTGGCTCCACGTCTGCATTTATCCTTGGCATTGCAGTTCTTGGATTCTGCTTAGTTACAGAGAAATATGTTAAATAGGAAGAAAATCAGTGAactatttaaaatatttgagcCCTTTTATCTTTGGGCATTGCAGTTCTTGGATTCTGCTTAGTTGCAGAGGAATATGTTTAATAGGAAGAAAAGCACTGAGATTTTtttattagtcttctttatatatgttagtatTAGTTAAAGTTTGATGGGTTAGTATTTAAGAAGCATAATCATACGTCCAATGCAAGGAATCAATACCTTACATATGGGGTTGAAACTCCGCTCTATTGTGATCCAAAAATCGAGAGCCCCTTGCTCAAAATCCAAAATTTCTCTTAAAATTGTTGCTGGAATTCGAACTCAGCAATTTATATGCTACAGTCCCTGTGACGCAATCACGATGGCGGCCCTTGCTTCGCGGTCGTGCACAAGGCTTGATAGGATGTTGACCAGGTGAGTGCCCTTTGCGGTCGCAATCACTCTCCCGTGGTCGCGATGACTGAGAATTCACACCTTCGTGGTCGCCAAAGAGGAACCAGCACCAGGAAGATTTGCTTTTTCAGTCATCCACCAATGGTGCCGAAGTACCCCCGAGCCCCTCGAGttgtgatccgagcatgtcaaTAACTCCAGAAACATTATATGAACCTATGCGAAGCCTCAAATCAAGCAACGACACATAGATACTCAAAAAGAGGGGTTGGGTTTTTACAGTCTTTGAGTGGCCTAGTTTCTCCTAATACCTGTAACTTCGCTATGCTTCTGATAACATTAATGGGAATACAAAATAAGGCATGCATGTCCTTGTACTGGTTGCTCTCCGATTTCAATCTAAATGGTCGTTTTCTGTAATGAGATATGTTAGCAGTTAATAGACTTACCCATATCCAGTTTCCTAGAGCATATGTTTGTCCTTCTGAACAGTGACATGATTGTTCAATACAAGTTTTGTGTTAGTGCTAACCAATATTGGCAGGAATATTACTGCGCAATGTGCATTACTCAGCTCATCATAGTCTCTCGCTCTCTCACCCTCACAAATGTATGCGCACATATATGTAGGCTTTTCTCGTTGGTAAAGATTTTGGAGCTTTTGTCACTTCCTTATTCGTCGTTTTGCATGAGGAGAGAGTCTCCGGATTTGTTACCATGGGGGTACCATTTATGCTCCCAGGTCCATCCGACTACGACAAATACCTTCCAGAAGGCTTCTATATCTCAAGATGGGCGGTACAGTTTTCCACTTTGCTATGTGCTTCCTTCAAAATAACATATTCTAGAATATATTGCTCGGAACTCTCCAAGACTATTGCTGCCGGATCCTtaaaaaatatactccctccgtcccaatttatgtgaaggcgTTTGATTGGGTAGggagtttaagaatgaaagaaagacttttgaaacttgtggtccaaaataagtcatagatatttgtatgatt from the Lycium ferocissimum isolate CSIRO_LF1 chromosome 11, AGI_CSIRO_Lferr_CH_V1, whole genome shotgun sequence genome contains:
- the LOC132036075 gene encoding uncharacterized protein LOC132036075 isoform X1, which translates into the protein MTSLDSLMLSTSQSEKMDEIKHKFIEVNGLKLHVAEIGSESSTSLVVVFLHGFPEIWYSWRYQMLAIATSGCFRAIAFDYRGYGLSGKPGVPEKTTFVGLVNDLLGLLDALSIPKAFLVGKDFGAFVTSLFVVLHEERVSGFVTMGVPFMLPGPSDYDKYLPEGFYISRWAEPGRAEADFGRFDAKTVVRKIYISFSRSELPIADENQEILDLVEPGTPLPFWLSEKDLAIYGALYEKSGFQTALKVPYRAMGKEMNVTERMVKVPALLIMGEKDYVLKFPGMEEYISSEKLKSLAPNLEITFMPEGTHFVQEQSPDEVNQLLLSFLHSKS